A part of Limihaloglobus sulfuriphilus genomic DNA contains:
- a CDS encoding FAD:protein FMN transferase, which translates to MKKVNPIEQAHRFASEAMNSTFEAYIIHPDKKYASQAAYEGFREIELLEKDLSRYIDNSEITQISRLCCDREMTVSPWTMECLAAAAKIFAMTEGAFDITMDKDRPVKNGPVRSESGFSRLALDIDSFKVSVSGEPVTVDLGGIGKGYALEKMAEVLIEWDITDFLIHGGRSSVLARGACGGSGGWPVRITNQLKGGVITKAKLLDSAMASSGLQKGEHIINPRTGSAVSHSLASWVIHNDAAIADGLSTAFIIMKDNDIQQLCEKESAKAIIIDCGNPNVVFAGDWRHES; encoded by the coding sequence ATGAAAAAGGTAAACCCTATTGAACAAGCACACCGTTTCGCCTCAGAAGCAATGAACTCAACCTTTGAGGCATACATAATCCACCCTGACAAAAAATACGCGTCTCAGGCGGCTTACGAGGGTTTTCGCGAGATTGAACTTTTAGAAAAAGACCTGAGCAGGTATATAGACAACAGCGAAATCACGCAGATTTCACGTCTCTGCTGCGACAGAGAGATGACTGTAAGCCCCTGGACAATGGAATGCCTCGCGGCGGCGGCAAAGATTTTCGCAATGACCGAAGGCGCATTCGATATAACTATGGACAAGGATCGACCTGTCAAAAACGGGCCCGTGCGGTCTGAATCTGGCTTTTCCAGACTGGCACTTGATATAGATAGTTTCAAAGTAAGCGTATCCGGCGAGCCGGTTACTGTTGACCTTGGAGGCATCGGCAAGGGGTACGCACTTGAGAAGATGGCGGAAGTCCTTATCGAATGGGATATTACGGATTTTCTGATACACGGCGGCCGCAGCTCCGTGCTGGCCCGCGGCGCCTGCGGCGGCAGCGGCGGCTGGCCGGTAAGAATTACCAACCAGCTCAAAGGCGGTGTTATCACAAAGGCGAAACTGCTCGATTCGGCTATGGCAAGCTCAGGCCTGCAAAAAGGCGAACACATAATAAACCCGAGAACCGGATCTGCCGTCAGCCACAGCCTCGCTTCATGGGTTATTCACAATGACGCCGCGATAGCCGACGGACTTTCAACCGCATTTATCATCATGAAAGACAATGATATACAGCAACTATGCGAAAAAGAATCCGCAAAAGCAATTATAATAGACTGCGGCAACCCTAACGTCGTTTTCGCCGGAGACTGGCGGCACGAATCCTAA
- a CDS encoding flippase activity-associated protein Agl23, whose translation MNKNYLIICFCLILITGAALRLLKPAQRPMHTDEAVHAVKFSEMLEGRPYKYDPQDYHGPILYYLSLLECQIAGIDNINQLSEAHLRFVPAAAGTLLIVLAFFMGKTAGKTEALLCSALTALSPGMLFYSRYYIQEIPLVLFTFSAIYFGWKFTQTKRYRWILLSGICTGLMIITKETWILAAAAAVVAYVLINFKKIKSETSEYGHQWVLFFVIPAIFVPAFFFSTFFTNPAALFSVFDLSPYLGKAFSHDWHLHPWYFYIKIILIAELPVVLILAAAMRPDSWDSLTRPKNSLIFFCLIFSAALELFYTIISYKTPWCLLSFYFGAILLAGFLAARALRGGTVIRRSVIAAGFLLLVLFSAGLNYYKYCDPDNPYVYAHTTEDVYDITEIINQASNVINGENTRIDVIVGRNDYWPLPWYLRNYPLTGWHSSSETLESAGDIVIIQSDMSDALAQTLYSLEKPGEKSLWMLCTKEPLQLRHGLYCDIYTRYSTYQNLNLPLRD comes from the coding sequence ATGAACAAGAACTATCTGATAATCTGTTTTTGTTTGATCCTTATCACCGGGGCTGCTCTGCGTCTTCTCAAGCCGGCTCAGAGGCCGATGCATACTGATGAAGCAGTCCACGCAGTTAAGTTCTCAGAGATGCTCGAGGGGCGGCCCTACAAATATGACCCGCAGGATTACCACGGACCGATCTTATATTACCTCTCACTGCTCGAATGCCAAATTGCCGGCATAGACAACATTAACCAGCTCTCCGAAGCTCACCTGAGATTTGTTCCTGCCGCGGCGGGAACACTGCTTATTGTTCTGGCTTTTTTTATGGGTAAAACTGCCGGCAAGACAGAGGCCCTGCTCTGCTCAGCCCTGACCGCCCTCTCACCGGGAATGCTCTTTTACAGCCGCTACTATATCCAGGAAATACCGCTTGTACTCTTTACCTTTTCAGCGATTTACTTCGGTTGGAAATTCACTCAAACGAAACGATATCGCTGGATTTTACTATCAGGAATATGCACAGGCCTTATGATAATAACAAAAGAAACCTGGATCCTCGCCGCGGCCGCCGCGGTGGTTGCGTATGTCCTGATAAACTTCAAAAAAATCAAAAGTGAAACATCTGAATATGGGCATCAGTGGGTATTGTTTTTTGTTATTCCTGCGATTTTTGTGCCGGCGTTTTTTTTCAGCACCTTTTTTACAAACCCTGCCGCCCTTTTCTCTGTATTTGACTTAAGTCCCTATCTGGGAAAGGCTTTCAGCCATGACTGGCACCTGCATCCATGGTATTTTTACATTAAGATAATATTGATAGCTGAACTGCCTGTTGTACTGATTCTTGCAGCCGCAATGCGACCGGATTCATGGGATTCTCTAACAAGACCCAAAAATTCTCTGATTTTCTTTTGCCTTATTTTCAGCGCGGCCCTTGAACTGTTCTACACCATTATATCATACAAAACCCCTTGGTGCCTTTTAAGTTTCTACTTCGGGGCCATCCTGCTTGCCGGTTTCCTCGCGGCCCGGGCACTACGCGGCGGTACGGTGATTCGCCGGTCCGTAATCGCGGCGGGATTTCTGCTTTTGGTACTTTTCTCGGCAGGATTGAATTATTATAAATACTGTGACCCGGACAACCCGTATGTGTATGCGCATACTACTGAAGACGTATATGATATAACAGAAATCATAAATCAAGCCTCTAACGTCATTAACGGCGAGAATACACGCATTGACGTTATTGTCGGGCGAAACGATTACTGGCCTCTGCCGTGGTATCTGCGAAATTACCCGCTTACAGGTTGGCACAGCAGCAGCGAAACCCTCGAATCTGCCGGCGATATCGTGATTATACAGTCCGACATGTCAGACGCACTTGCTCAAACGCTTTACAGCCTCGAAAAACCGGGTGAGAAAAGCCTCTGGATGCTCTGCACAAAAGAACCGCTTCAGCTCCGGCACGGCCTCTACTGCGACATTTACACAAGATATTCCACTTATCAGAATCTGAATCTGCCGCTTCGGGATTGA
- the ccsA gene encoding cytochrome c biogenesis protein CcsA, producing MTLKTDLLGYLIYIMMAMCLLSFVLAVIKLEKTARRVFMLSFITGIAAFVVRWINKGQLPLQSMFEVFLFLAAAAYPCYEISRRKLGIDMLKADTLIVLAILFPCGFIFSGEAHRLPPALQSPYFIPHVAVYIFAYMLLTKAAVMASIPFFRGSDNLQISQICETGAYRLCRAGFPLLVLGLLLGSLWAKAAWSRYWGWDPKELWSLATVLVYVGYFHFRYTYGQKMPKLNCMIVVMGFIFIVITLLWVNISNIFTGMHNYA from the coding sequence ATGACCTTAAAGACTGATCTTCTCGGATACCTGATATATATTATGATGGCGATGTGCCTTTTGTCTTTCGTTCTGGCGGTTATTAAACTCGAAAAAACTGCAAGACGGGTGTTCATGCTATCATTTATCACAGGAATCGCCGCTTTCGTTGTCCGCTGGATAAACAAGGGACAGCTGCCGCTTCAGTCGATGTTTGAGGTGTTCTTATTTCTCGCGGCCGCAGCATACCCCTGCTACGAAATCAGCAGACGTAAACTCGGTATTGATATGCTTAAGGCCGACACACTTATAGTATTGGCGATTCTATTCCCCTGCGGCTTCATCTTCAGCGGCGAGGCACACCGCCTGCCCCCCGCCCTGCAAAGCCCGTACTTCATACCGCATGTGGCGGTTTACATTTTCGCTTATATGCTGCTGACAAAGGCTGCTGTTATGGCGTCGATACCTTTTTTCAGAGGCAGCGACAATCTACAAATATCTCAAATATGCGAAACAGGAGCCTACAGGCTCTGCCGTGCGGGTTTTCCTCTGCTGGTACTGGGTCTGCTGCTGGGCAGCCTGTGGGCAAAAGCTGCCTGGAGCCGTTACTGGGGCTGGGATCCGAAGGAGCTGTGGTCGCTGGCAACGGTATTGGTTTATGTAGGCTATTTTCATTTCAGATACACTTACGGGCAGAAAATGCCCAAATTAAACTGTATGATTGTGGTCATGGGGTTTATCTTTATAGTTATAACTCTTCTATGGGTAAACATATCGAATATTTTCACAGGGATGCACAATTACGCTTAA
- a CDS encoding PEP-CTERM sorting domain-containing protein, with protein MRYVRYFQSTSLYLILVCVISSSNAIVLHPDSGQPTEKPADAVIGRWDSNASFVVIAPNAIITTRHQKTTPSSVEINNTNYSLGEIYTTTDNSDIQIAELVGANLANYVPVYTASDEENKQIILGGYGRGRDPDKDTLTGFQGKEYGYEWGSDNNETLLWGTNTIDEIGELNGHKQLVTDFDGPDVSRQYEASIADYDSGSGWFMKNDSGEWYLAGLSYATTLHYDDDGNRLYQSWFDSSGPGPSTQDLNYAHRLSDHGDWIDDTLETIAIPEPATVLIFTLGGWFALRRRTI; from the coding sequence ATGAGATATGTAAGATATTTCCAATCGACCTCGCTGTATTTGATACTGGTTTGTGTCATTTCATCATCAAACGCCATCGTATTGCATCCGGATTCAGGCCAGCCTACAGAAAAACCCGCTGACGCGGTTATCGGCAGATGGGATTCCAACGCTTCCTTCGTGGTAATAGCACCAAACGCGATTATTACTACAAGGCATCAAAAAACCACACCGAGTTCCGTGGAGATTAACAACACAAACTATTCTTTAGGAGAGATTTACACTACGACGGACAATTCAGATATCCAAATTGCCGAGCTTGTCGGCGCAAATCTGGCTAATTATGTCCCCGTTTACACCGCAAGCGATGAAGAGAACAAACAGATAATTTTGGGCGGTTACGGCAGAGGACGCGACCCTGATAAGGATACACTTACTGGTTTTCAGGGAAAAGAATATGGTTATGAATGGGGAAGTGACAACAATGAAACACTGCTCTGGGGAACCAACACGATTGATGAAATTGGTGAACTTAACGGTCATAAACAATTAGTTACAGATTTTGACGGTCCCGATGTTTCAAGACAATACGAGGCTTCCATAGCGGATTATGATTCCGGTTCCGGCTGGTTTATGAAAAATGACTCCGGAGAATGGTATTTAGCAGGGCTCTCATACGCAACAACCCTTCACTATGATGATGACGGGAATCGTCTTTACCAATCATGGTTTGATAGTTCCGGCCCTGGTCCTTCTACTCAAGACTTAAACTATGCTCACCGTCTCAGCGATCATGGAGATTGGATAGATGATACATTGGAGACGATCGCCATCCCAGAGCCGGCAACCGTGCTTATTTTTACGCTTGGAGGCTGGTTTGCACTTCGTAGAAGAACAATATGA
- a CDS encoding type II secretion system protein, giving the protein MMNGTSKNKRAFTLVELLVVIAVIALIMSILLPALRRARNTANRLICSTNMNQISLALRAYAADNSDKVIHAGEILYTHSAQEVRMLWNIALLPYVDVRVETDLLKNAAQTWFCPADKDPYPLGFKFNPHTGMTSYALNGYHENTQTNGRNVRLGPGGGYKFSQIPSPADCMMMGETSYASQFYDNQAPQTGKYNIRNDGHHRMTSGFYHDGSMNVLYTDGHVKAFRGIDCEKEDRWIPPKFDNGKHMFSPELRLQTAQENKSFWGPGY; this is encoded by the coding sequence ATGATGAATGGCACCTCTAAAAACAAAAGAGCTTTTACACTTGTGGAATTATTAGTGGTCATAGCTGTAATTGCTCTGATCATGTCGATTCTGCTGCCTGCACTGCGGCGGGCAAGGAACACAGCAAACCGGCTGATTTGTTCAACGAACATGAACCAGATATCGCTGGCATTGAGGGCGTATGCCGCCGACAACAGCGACAAAGTAATCCACGCAGGTGAAATCCTCTATACCCATTCAGCACAAGAGGTTAGAATGCTCTGGAATATCGCTCTCCTGCCGTACGTAGATGTGAGGGTTGAAACCGACCTGCTCAAGAATGCCGCCCAGACATGGTTCTGCCCGGCAGATAAAGACCCTTATCCACTGGGTTTTAAGTTCAATCCCCATACCGGCATGACCAGTTACGCACTGAACGGCTACCACGAAAACACACAAACAAACGGCAGAAATGTGCGGCTCGGGCCCGGCGGAGGGTACAAATTCAGCCAGATACCCTCTCCCGCGGACTGCATGATGATGGGCGAAACAAGCTACGCCTCGCAGTTCTACGATAATCAGGCCCCGCAAACCGGCAAATACAACATCCGAAACGACGGCCACCATCGCATGACAAGCGGTTTTTATCACGACGGCTCAATGAATGTGCTGTACACTGACGGCCATGTAAAGGCTTTCAGGGGAATAGATTGCGAAAAGGAGGATAGATGGATACCTCCAAAATTCGACAACGGCAAACATATGTTCTCCCCGGAACTGAGACTCCAGACAGCCCAGGAAAACAAGTCATTCTGGGGCCCGGGTTACTAA
- a CDS encoding S8 family serine peptidase, protein MKKKYILALLLLFAFQLAALEAGVLSDQNYRAELTAQLKARALEKKQTAWELAESNGWAPKWRDGEALYELMALEDGRVLVYKTCNLNSGISIAADLTLDFIQGELSGEHITVGVWDGGSVRTSHQELSGRAVNAESAAVASHPTHVAGTIAASGITATAIGIAPFINLECYDYSSDVAEMTSIAMSYSAEPGKIAISNHSYTLVAGWDTSTSPMRWYGNWGERESYLFGFYGSDTRDWDELCYNAPYYLPVKAVGNDRNDPAPAEGETFEYQDKGPFWRSKAYNSSTDPYIDGWDNGGFDTLPSKSCGKNILTTGAVYDAVYYGQRDITRATMSYFSCWGPTDDGRIKPDIVTNGVSVYSSIANSDSSYAAYTGTSMSAPAASGAAALLTEYHKSLLDGEYMLSSTLKGLLIHTADDLGRAGPDYTFGWGLVNSLAAANLIKAQADYPDKNVISAADMLSTQTSHTYTITCSGSEPVRVTLCWTDPPGSTQNNLDDRTPRLVNDLDLRVYGPDKTLYRPFVLDVLNPSEPAATGDNTVDNVEQVLINQPLAIGDYTVEVSYKGSLTNQHQQYSLIISGQTLSEPGVTDLAVTAGPDCGQVSLDWSHPAGAQGYILYYQENSDQAPFTPLTDGTPPSGTDLGMVDSVDISGLDPLSTYYFAVQAYSSAGNMQMSNIVSAAADQNCTVTISGNITTDSGYGVADVLIASGELTGSATTDSQGSYSLEVPLGWQGGTIYPARDGWWFEPAAVSYTGPVNYNIDQQQYAGTRSADFDSDGIVDFFDQSALAAVWLSECTVEAPCGDADLDLSGFVDISDLKLFVEQWLLTE, encoded by the coding sequence ATGAAAAAGAAATACATATTAGCTTTATTACTATTATTTGCCTTTCAGTTAGCTGCACTGGAAGCGGGCGTTCTCTCAGACCAGAACTACCGCGCAGAATTAACAGCCCAGCTCAAAGCCCGGGCCCTGGAAAAGAAACAAACAGCCTGGGAGCTGGCAGAATCCAACGGCTGGGCGCCGAAATGGCGAGACGGCGAGGCTCTTTATGAGCTTATGGCTTTAGAAGACGGCCGGGTTTTAGTATATAAAACCTGCAACCTTAACTCAGGAATTTCAATCGCCGCCGATTTGACCCTCGATTTTATTCAGGGTGAGCTTTCCGGTGAACATATCACTGTAGGTGTCTGGGACGGCGGCAGCGTACGCACCAGCCACCAGGAGCTCTCCGGCAGAGCTGTAAACGCCGAATCCGCGGCAGTCGCCAGCCACCCGACACATGTCGCTGGAACAATTGCCGCCTCCGGAATCACCGCCACAGCTATAGGCATTGCCCCGTTTATCAACCTGGAATGCTACGATTACAGCTCCGACGTAGCGGAAATGACATCAATTGCAATGAGTTATTCAGCAGAGCCGGGGAAGATTGCTATATCAAACCACTCATACACCCTTGTTGCCGGCTGGGATACTTCCACATCACCTATGCGGTGGTACGGCAACTGGGGAGAGAGAGAATCTTATCTTTTCGGATTCTATGGCTCTGATACACGCGACTGGGACGAGCTTTGTTATAACGCCCCGTACTACCTGCCGGTTAAGGCAGTGGGCAATGACAGAAACGACCCTGCCCCGGCAGAAGGCGAAACCTTTGAATACCAGGACAAAGGACCATTCTGGCGTTCAAAAGCCTACAACAGCTCAACAGACCCGTATATTGACGGCTGGGACAACGGCGGCTTTGACACCCTGCCCAGCAAGTCCTGCGGCAAGAACATACTCACAACCGGCGCCGTTTATGACGCGGTCTATTACGGCCAACGTGACATAACCCGTGCGACAATGAGCTATTTCAGCTGCTGGGGGCCTACAGACGATGGCAGGATAAAACCCGACATCGTTACAAACGGTGTCTCCGTTTACAGCTCGATAGCCAACAGCGACAGCTCATACGCCGCGTACACCGGTACAAGCATGTCAGCACCGGCAGCCAGCGGAGCCGCCGCCCTTCTCACAGAATACCACAAAAGCCTTTTAGACGGCGAATATATGCTATCAAGCACGCTCAAAGGCCTTTTGATACACACTGCCGATGATTTAGGCAGGGCCGGCCCCGATTACACTTTCGGCTGGGGGCTTGTCAACTCCCTTGCCGCGGCGAACCTGATTAAAGCCCAGGCAGATTACCCCGACAAAAATGTAATATCTGCGGCCGATATGCTCAGCACCCAAACTTCACATACCTACACAATTACTTGTTCGGGCAGCGAGCCGGTTCGGGTTACACTCTGCTGGACAGACCCTCCCGGCAGCACGCAAAACAATTTGGATGACAGAACTCCGCGGCTGGTTAATGACCTGGATCTGAGGGTGTACGGCCCGGATAAAACGCTGTACCGTCCGTTTGTGCTGGATGTGCTCAATCCTTCAGAGCCTGCCGCTACGGGTGACAATACCGTTGATAACGTTGAGCAGGTGCTGATAAACCAGCCCCTGGCAATTGGTGATTATACGGTTGAAGTCAGTTATAAAGGCAGCCTGACAAATCAGCATCAGCAGTATTCACTGATAATCAGCGGCCAGACACTCTCTGAACCGGGTGTTACCGATCTTGCGGTTACCGCCGGTCCGGACTGCGGCCAGGTAAGCCTGGATTGGAGCCACCCCGCCGGTGCTCAAGGATATATTTTATACTATCAGGAAAATTCAGATCAAGCTCCATTTACCCCGTTAACAGACGGCACTCCCCCGTCCGGAACGGATCTGGGAATGGTGGATTCTGTTGACATTTCAGGGCTTGACCCTCTGAGCACATACTATTTTGCGGTCCAGGCCTATAGCTCCGCGGGTAATATGCAGATGTCTAACATCGTTAGCGCCGCTGCCGACCAGAATTGCACAGTAACTATCTCCGGAAATATAACCACAGACAGCGGATACGGCGTTGCTGATGTCCTGATAGCGTCCGGCGAGCTGACCGGTTCTGCAACAACTGATTCCCAGGGCAGCTACAGTCTGGAAGTCCCGTTAGGCTGGCAAGGCGGCACAATCTACCCCGCCAGAGACGGCTGGTGGTTTGAACCGGCTGCAGTATCATATACAGGGCCGGTGAATTACAACATCGACCAACAGCAGTACGCGGGAACACGCTCGGCTGATTTTGATTCGGACGGCATAGTCGATTTCTTTGACCAATCTGCACTGGCAGCGGTTTGGCTCTCTGAGTGCACGGTTGAGGCACCCTGCGGTGATGCCGACCTGGATTTGAGCGGATTTGTGGACATATCTGATCTCAAACTCTTTGTTGAACAGTGGCTTCTGACAGAATAA
- a CDS encoding cytochrome c biogenesis protein ResB: MKNIRRKTMNLTIVFIVLWTVWSIVGAFMGADKAAGLFSSVPMMVFWAAMILSLVFGIFCFKSLRKQKTLFLIHIGCILILTGFAMSSVLGTFVLNKLLKQDKFNQGFMVIYEGQKTNSVILPDESSRKLDFTVNLNDFRVEHYKDDYLIVEYAGREVKTLSILPGAFVEMQDGTKIMAARKFSNFKLEETETGMQPYDSQQDGINPAVEVKVEPPEAKSYKKYIFAKFPEQRPDENGLRMAYRKEIREYVSEVEITGADGEVFTKDIKVNKPLHYGGYHIYQNSYDSAGHRYTVLKVVSDSGSLVINTGFALLLAGLFARSYLRKKGGKNDLKD, from the coding sequence ATGAAGAATATACGCAGAAAAACCATGAATCTCACGATTGTTTTCATTGTTCTCTGGACAGTGTGGTCAATCGTTGGTGCCTTTATGGGCGCCGATAAGGCGGCTGGGCTTTTCAGCTCTGTGCCAATGATGGTTTTCTGGGCAGCCATGATTTTGAGTTTAGTGTTTGGAATCTTCTGCTTTAAAAGCCTGAGGAAGCAGAAAACTCTGTTTTTGATACATATCGGTTGTATTTTGATTCTAACAGGCTTTGCGATGTCATCGGTGCTCGGGACTTTTGTCCTGAACAAATTGTTAAAACAAGACAAATTCAACCAGGGATTTATGGTTATATATGAAGGCCAGAAGACCAACAGCGTAATCCTGCCGGACGAATCATCCAGAAAACTCGATTTTACTGTAAATCTGAATGATTTCAGGGTGGAACATTACAAAGACGACTATCTGATTGTTGAATATGCCGGCCGGGAGGTCAAAACACTTTCTATACTCCCAGGCGCTTTTGTAGAAATGCAGGACGGCACAAAAATTATGGCAGCAAGAAAGTTCTCAAATTTTAAACTCGAAGAGACAGAAACAGGAATGCAGCCCTATGACTCGCAGCAAGACGGCATAAACCCGGCAGTTGAGGTCAAGGTTGAGCCTCCCGAGGCGAAGAGCTATAAAAAATATATCTTCGCGAAATTTCCAGAACAAAGGCCTGATGAAAACGGCTTGAGAATGGCATACCGCAAAGAGATCAGGGAATATGTCAGCGAAGTTGAGATCACAGGAGCCGATGGTGAAGTGTTTACCAAAGATATAAAGGTCAACAAACCTCTGCATTATGGAGGGTACCACATCTATCAGAACTCCTACGACTCCGCGGGACACAGATACACCGTACTCAAAGTTGTATCCGATTCAGGCAGCCTCGTAATAAATACCGGTTTTGCACTGCTTCTGGCGGGTCTTTTCGCACGCTCGTACCTGAGAAAGAAAGGCGGGAAAAATGACCTTAAAGACTGA
- a CDS encoding multiheme c-type cytochrome, whose amino-acid sequence MAKNKKKITLIVISAIILLAFAPAVLSAADELIIDKSDGSRGEIVHLLEPFDEEGTKISPDDEFLMPFSTKQTCGQCHEYARVASGWHFNAINPEVTPGRAGEPWIYFDKTIHTQIPLSYRDWDGAWDPADIGMSPMEFTKRFGIQSPGGGAGEMESEIPEEIMRQYVSGKQEINCLACHNGHWGQDQKEYALQIARENFRWAPAGAGEKSTVSGIASTMPDTWDPFFPDSGTGSPPEIEYHDDAFTPDGKMLFDIKADAGAQRCYFCHSTALMNEDTEKWMTESDVHMASGLSCVDCHRNGVDHNIIRGNEDGHPENPVSSQYTCVSCHEDGRLGAPIAEHKGLPAVHFDRLSCTACHSGLKPEKTTQRVKTSRIHQLGLLHNDNREGAAVISPVFAENKDGKIEPCNMVWPSFWAAQTGENVTPIDIELVKTIVRPITEDTDELTEDMAAEILSLFAGSDKVKGTPVFVTGGKLYKKEGEKLISSENQFAKPYLWAIGHDVRGEGDALGASANCQECHSTDSAFFFGDVEVTNAFSAAMPEFKKMFEFENVDPAYTKIFAGSFIFRPWLKAVMIAAATLALMIILLFGFKALNRTVEFLGNEE is encoded by the coding sequence ATGGCGAAAAATAAAAAAAAGATTACGTTGATAGTAATATCAGCGATTATCTTACTGGCGTTCGCGCCGGCGGTGTTATCCGCGGCTGACGAACTTATTATCGACAAGAGTGACGGCAGTCGGGGCGAAATCGTCCACCTTTTAGAACCGTTTGATGAGGAAGGTACCAAAATCAGTCCTGATGATGAATTTCTGATGCCCTTTTCAACTAAACAAACCTGCGGCCAGTGCCACGAATATGCCCGCGTTGCCTCAGGCTGGCATTTCAACGCCATAAACCCAGAGGTTACCCCCGGCAGAGCCGGCGAGCCATGGATATATTTCGATAAGACCATACACACACAGATTCCCCTTTCATACCGAGACTGGGACGGCGCCTGGGATCCGGCCGACATTGGCATGAGCCCGATGGAGTTTACGAAACGATTCGGGATACAAAGCCCCGGCGGCGGAGCCGGTGAGATGGAAAGCGAAATACCCGAAGAAATCATGCGGCAGTATGTATCTGGAAAACAGGAGATTAACTGCCTCGCCTGTCATAACGGGCATTGGGGCCAGGATCAGAAAGAATACGCCCTGCAGATCGCCAGAGAGAATTTCCGCTGGGCACCTGCCGGCGCCGGTGAAAAGTCAACTGTCAGCGGAATCGCCTCAACAATGCCCGACACCTGGGATCCGTTTTTCCCCGATTCAGGTACCGGCAGCCCGCCGGAGATTGAATATCACGACGACGCATTCACGCCGGACGGCAAGATGCTCTTTGACATAAAGGCTGATGCCGGTGCTCAAAGATGCTATTTCTGCCACTCTACGGCACTTATGAATGAAGATACCGAAAAATGGATGACCGAGTCAGACGTACACATGGCCTCGGGACTTAGCTGTGTTGACTGCCACCGCAATGGCGTTGACCATAATATTATACGCGGCAATGAAGACGGCCATCCCGAAAACCCCGTATCCTCCCAATACACCTGCGTAAGCTGCCACGAAGACGGCCGCCTCGGAGCTCCGATAGCCGAGCATAAAGGATTGCCGGCAGTGCATTTTGACCGGCTTTCTTGTACCGCGTGCCACTCGGGACTTAAACCTGAAAAAACCACCCAGAGGGTAAAAACCTCAAGAATCCACCAGCTTGGTCTGCTTCACAATGATAACCGCGAGGGAGCGGCGGTGATATCGCCCGTTTTTGCCGAGAACAAAGACGGCAAGATAGAGCCCTGCAATATGGTATGGCCGTCATTCTGGGCAGCGCAGACTGGCGAAAATGTCACACCGATAGATATTGAGCTGGTTAAAACAATTGTCCGCCCTATTACCGAAGACACTGATGAACTGACAGAGGACATGGCCGCGGAGATACTCAGCCTCTTTGCCGGCTCTGACAAAGTCAAAGGCACTCCGGTGTTTGTCACCGGCGGCAAACTGTATAAAAAAGAAGGCGAAAAACTTATTTCAAGCGAAAATCAATTTGCCAAACCATACCTTTGGGCTATCGGTCACGATGTACGCGGCGAAGGAGACGCCCTCGGAGCTTCGGCAAACTGCCAGGAATGCCATTCAACAGACTCGGCCTTTTTCTTCGGAGATGTCGAAGTAACAAACGCCTTTTCCGCAGCTATGCCCGAATTCAAAAAGATGTTTGAGTTTGAGAATGTTGATCCTGCATATACAAAAATATTTGCCGGTTCTTTTATTTTCAGGCCCTGGCTCAAGGCTGTTATGATCGCAGCAGCAACACTGGCGTTGATGATTATCCTGCTGTTTGGATTCAAGGCCCTTAACAGGACGGTAGAATTTTTAGGCAATGAAGAGTAG